The stretch of DNA CATTTTATGGTCTCCTTTTCCAAATTTCTTCGCGTATAGAAAAAATAGTAAAACCGATGAGGCAGGTTAGCAACAATTCTTTTAAGCCGAAACCTTGCAGGAACTCCTGAAAACTTGGCATGCGTCGGAATCTAGCGCTTCAAAAGTTGCTTGTCTATGATCTAGATTAACATCGTGCGTCAGCCTAAAAAAGCTATCAGCTTTCAGCAATCAGCTTTTGATTTTTTGAACATTCATTCCTCAGGCTGACAGCTGATAGCTGATTGCTTTCTTTACCTGATATACTTCGTATGGCTGTAATAATTAACTGGTGTTTTGTTTTTGTCTTTGTAGTGCAGATAAATCAAAGTGATATTGACATAGGAAATAACTCCCATCACAAAAATGGCGAACCACAAAAGAAAAGTCATTCCTGTGAAAAATCCGACTCCCGATACAATCGCCAAAATATAGGAAATGGGGATCATGATTTTTTTAAAATGGAGTTCGATCCCTTCGTAACGCTCTGCTTGCTTGTGCCAGCGCATGCTCGCAAAAAACCTGCTTAAAAGATATTCAACAATATAAAAACCCATCAAAATTTTGATGAGAAGAGAAGGGGGGCTCTGAGACATCTTCCAAAGCCAACCCAGCGTGAAAAAAACGCCCAATATCTCCATTGCGTAGACAACTTTGCTGAAACGATCGAAAAAAAATTTAAGCATTTTGTGTTTTTATTTAATTTTGTCATTCCCGCGTAGGCGGGAATCCAGACGTCGTCCCGACGAAAGTCGGGAACCAGCAATAAATTGCTGGATCCCTGCCTTCGCAGGGATGACAAACCTGCATACGCAAAAACGGACATTTTGTTTTGCGCTTGTTATATCAACGGCCATTTAAAAAATGGGCCACATCATCCAACTTTTGAATGCGCTCTGCTTGAGCCTTGGCGGTTATTCCAAAACTCCAGCGTAGCGCGCTGTTTTTTTCTTCTTTTTGAAGCCTTTCCAGTTTTTCCAATTGTGCCTTTCGTGTTTTTTGCTCCAAATGGCATCTCTCCAACAAGGCTCCACGCAAATTTGGAGGATAAGATTTCTTTTGGGGAAAATTATTTTCGAGTTCTGCCAGCCATAAAGCGACATTGTCCTCACTCTTTTTTTCCGTTTGAAAAAGAGGATGTCCCTCCTGATCCTTGTATGCTTCGGGACCAAATCCAAACCATCCCAAAACGGTGGGAAAAAGATCGGCCCCTTTCGCCAGATCAAAAGTCTTATGGGGAATCGTGGGGCCGCCAATCCAGAGCGGAATGGTCATATCATCCCGATTCAGAGAACCATGCGTCCCCGCTTTCTCTTTTCTAAATCCCCATGGTCCTTTGGCCAAAATTAAAATGTCTCCCATCCTCGGTTCCTGAAAAAGATTGGCAATCTCCACCACACCATTGGGAGAAATCGCATCGGCCGTGGCTTTGAACCATTGGTCTTTCGAAAAAATATTTCCTTTGAGGAAAGGGGCCAACTTCGGATCTTGTGAAAAACCAAGAGGGTCTTTTCCGGTATAAGAATAGGTATAAAAAGATTTGTTTGAGTTAGGCAAGATCTTGATAAGAGCTTCCCCATCCTGTTTAAAAACGCGAACAGCATCAAACCCATCGCGAACTGCAACCCAATCGGTTTCGTGTTGATCGAGGATTGTTTTGATTAAATCAATTTGCTTATCTTTGACTGGGAAATGTCGAAGATGATCCAGACTTGGCAAATCTTTCCAACCTTTTTCTCCTCTGGCATAAAGAAAGGTGAAACTGATTCCGCGATTGCCAACGTAAACCGATTTGTCACGAAATCCCGCTTTCCACAGAACATCACGGAGTTCAAAAACATCTCCGGTGGGGTGCATTCCATGGTCACTGGAAAGAATGATGTAAGTTTTATCCAAAAGACCGCGCTCTTTTAATTGATCCAGAAATTTGGCAAAAGAGAGATCAAACTGTTTCAGTGTAGCCAGAACCTCATCTGATTCGACTCCCGTTTTATGGCCGTAATAATCAGCCGCATAAAGCGCCACCAAAGTGTATCTGGGGATTTTGGGAAGTGGTTTTGAAAAAATTTTGGACACATCGCGCATCGCCAGCTCATCGAGTTTGAGTCCATCAAGACTAACAGCCGCATCAAAAATGGCGGCAACAGGCATTGTCTTGGGTACACCCATAGTTGCCCCTCTTCGGAAAGGAGTATAAATGGCCGCTGTGGGTTCCGGGAAAAGTTTTTCAAAAAGAGTGGTTGGAGGACGAAGTCTCGCTTCTTTTTCATCCATCAGCGCAATCCGGTTTAAGAAATCGGTATTGACCCTGCTAAAACCCTTTAAGGTCAGATAGCCCATGACTCTGGCGCGGGTTCGATCAAACCACTCCAAACCAAAAACTCCCGAATTGGCCGCTCCAAGACCCGTGGCAAAAGCGATGTAACCCGGGGAAGATACGCTGGGGAATGTGCTAAGGGTGTGTTTGAAAATGGCTCCGTGATCTACAAAATATTCCTTTAAATGAGGAAGTTCTCCTGCCTGAACAAAATGATTCAAAGCATCTTCACGCAACCCATCCAAAACAAAATGAATGACGTAAACATCCTTGACGGACGCAAAAGCATTGGACCACGGACAAAAAACTGCGGACCACAACACGACACTTAAAAAAATTCGTTTAAAAAAGCCAAACATGTTGGGGTCTCCTATACGGAAGAGGTTTCGAAGTCAATGCTACGGGGTCTTGCCAGAACTTGATTGTCCATCCGCCAATTGCGGGATTTAAGAAAAATATCTGCTTACTATTTCTTCTCAAGTAAAAAGAGAAATTCTTGATTAGGTTCATCAACATTACGAATCCACTCATTCGTCCACTTCATTCCTGCCATCACATTTTTTTTGTAATCCAACTGCAATACTTCCATGATTTTTCCGCTTCCTTCAAGAACATCATTCAAGTCTTGAGCGGTTGCTCTGCCGCCTGAACTATATGAAAGAAGAATCCATCGTGCATTGGTAAGTTTGATGAGGCGCTCAATCGCCTCAACCGCCAAAAATTTGCCTTGTTCATTTTTTCGGAATTCCTCAAACACAGATGCCGCAACTGTGTCAGAAGTATCCTCCCGCCTCTTGGCTTTTCCAAATAATGCAGGTTTGTCAAACAAACAGATGGAGGCCCAGAGATGGTAATAGGACGCGTAGCGAACTCGTGACGGCGGCATTTTTTCATTATTGGAACCATAAGGCGGATCAAAATACGCCAGATCGACAGAGACTTGGGGAACAATGTCAAAAATATCTCCACGGAAAACATGATGCTCTTCCCGATTACGAAAAATGTCCGGCACTTCGAGAATAAGATTGTTATAGGAACGCGGCGACCACTCCTGTAGATAAGAAACAAAGTGGCCTAACGTATTATCAACCCTATCCATTGCAAAAATTAAACTGGTCAGCGCGACTGCTTTTTCCACGGGTGTAAGGGAGAGCTTCGCAATTTCTTCCCGTATTGCATCCAGTTTTTTTGTGTTGTGTTTTTGCCAAGGTTTCTTTAATCCATCGTTTTGAACGGCAGAACCTCCATTAGGTTGCCCACCGTAATGTTGGGTAAACCATCCGTCGATCGGTGAAAGTGAGTTTAGATAGTTGATCAGGTCCCGATATTCTTTTTTGTCTTTCTTGTTAAGAAGGTAGCAAGTGCCAAAAATTTCAGACCAAACAGAAATATCGTTGGAAAAAACCTTATATCCCCGTTTTGCAAAAGCCTGTGAAACTCTTGTGGTTCCGGAGAAACCATCCAAAATGGTTTTTGCGTCAACTTTACCTGCAAGCGAAAGAATGTGGGGCAATAGTTTTAACTTTGAGCCGGCGTACTTTATACCCTCCGTGGGAGGAGCTTCATGGATGTCATTAAAGAGTGAAAGGGCCTCCATTTATTGTTGCAACCCCGATTTAAGCTTCAAACGACCGATGGCTTCTTTTATTTTTTCCAATGCTAAAACATGGCCTTCTTCTGAAGAAACTAAAGCGTGGGAAAAAAGCTCCACTAAGATGCGATTGTGAGTATAATCGATCCAACCATTCGTTACGCTATCAAAATATTTTAGGCCGTTTTTTGTATGCGTCCAAAGGCCTCTTTGAAGAGCGTTTGCATCGGCCTTTCCGTATCGCACTTCGCATACATAACTACCACCGGCATCGTAAAAACGATATACAGGATGTTTCCTTCCGTGCTCCGCATCTTGTCTTGTAATTTTAACAATTTCCTGTTGCGCTTTTTTATAATCAAACACCAGAATATTACAGCGTTTCTTCTTCTCATCATAGATTAAGGGAAGAACATTGATGAAGTTAAAGTCCGCGAAGGCAATATCTTCAAAAATCTTCCGAACTCTTTCCCTGCCTTGGACTTTATTTTCCTCCCGTTCCAGCCGAGTGAACATTCGAGAATTCTTGTCAGTTGATAATTGCAGAGGGCCATCACCATAGGCTTTAAGGCTGATGTCAAATTCGTCTTTAGTGATTTCATTTACAATTTTTATATCCTCTTCTCGGGATTTGGCACAAAAAAATCTTTACCAACGTGGATAGACCGAAAATCATACATATATTGATTGATAAATTCGGCTATGCCAATTTCCGCAAGATCACCATGAGTTTTATTCCCGATTAGACGCATCGTAAAGATATTGCTCAATGTAGTCGTAATAAGTTCAGGATGTTTGCTAATGAGATGCTTGAGCCGTGATATGAAATCTTGATAGGCGGTCTCTTTATTCATAGTTTCATCTTCTAACCAATCTTTTCCCTCCAGACAATAACAAAAGGCCTC from Deltaproteobacteria bacterium encodes:
- a CDS encoding alkaline phosphatase family protein, with the translated sequence MFGFFKRIFLSVVLWSAVFCPWSNAFASVKDVYVIHFVLDGLREDALNHFVQAGELPHLKEYFVDHGAIFKHTLSTFPSVSSPGYIAFATGLGAANSGVFGLEWFDRTRARVMGYLTLKGFSRVNTDFLNRIALMDEKEARLRPPTTLFEKLFPEPTAAIYTPFRRGATMGVPKTMPVAAIFDAAVSLDGLKLDELAMRDVSKIFSKPLPKIPRYTLVALYAADYYGHKTGVESDEVLATLKQFDLSFAKFLDQLKERGLLDKTYIILSSDHGMHPTGDVFELRDVLWKAGFRDKSVYVGNRGISFTFLYARGEKGWKDLPSLDHLRHFPVKDKQIDLIKTILDQHETDWVAVRDGFDAVRVFKQDGEALIKILPNSNKSFYTYSYTGKDPLGFSQDPKLAPFLKGNIFSKDQWFKATADAISPNGVVEIANLFQEPRMGDILILAKGPWGFRKEKAGTHGSLNRDDMTIPLWIGGPTIPHKTFDLAKGADLFPTVLGWFGFGPEAYKDQEGHPLFQTEKKSEDNVALWLAELENNFPQKKSYPPNLRGALLERCHLEQKTRKAQLEKLERLQKEEKNSALRWSFGITAKAQAERIQKLDDVAHFLNGR
- a CDS encoding DNA adenine methylase, yielding MEALSLFNDIHEAPPTEGIKYAGSKLKLLPHILSLAGKVDAKTILDGFSGTTRVSQAFAKRGYKVFSNDISVWSEIFGTCYLLNKKDKKEYRDLINYLNSLSPIDGWFTQHYGGQPNGGSAVQNDGLKKPWQKHNTKKLDAIREEIAKLSLTPVEKAVALTSLIFAMDRVDNTLGHFVSYLQEWSPRSYNNLILEVPDIFRNREEHHVFRGDIFDIVPQVSVDLAYFDPPYGSNNEKMPPSRVRYASYYHLWASICLFDKPALFGKAKRREDTSDTVAASVFEEFRKNEQGKFLAVEAIERLIKLTNARWILLSYSSGGRATAQDLNDVLEGSGKIMEVLQLDYKKNVMAGMKWTNEWIRNVDEPNQEFLFLLEKK